The nucleotide window cctcccccgctggTGCCGCCAGGGTTTATAGAGACCCACCTCTTGGCCCCCGTCTTGATCAAGTCAGGGGCCCGCGGTCCCGGTGATGGTATCAGGATTACGCGATGGGACGCAGGATCACACGCCATCGCATAACAGCTCTGCAAGCAGAGTGTTACCGAGGTCGTGCTCCCACGTCCCGACCGGCGGCCACGACCCAAGTGGGCCGCGCCACCCTCCACAATAGGCTTACCCTCACCTTTCgctgccctgaaaagggcagttactcagctcgggttcgccgccctctcttgtacggacccacaagtgggcccgcaccctaacctaccTTAACTAACTTAAACCTAGCCTACTCTAAACTAACCTTTAGGTTCGCCCTCACCTTTCCCTGTGGTACTCAGCTCGGGCTCACCTCCCTCTCTTTTGcgagcccacaagtgggcccgcagcctaacctaacttacataactaactaacctaatagacgctcgcccatcggcgagcgccgccctctcttttgcgagcccacaagtgggcccgcagcctaatctaacttacataactaactaacctaatagacgctcgccttgtggcgagcgccgccctctcTTCTGCGGGCCCACAAGGgacccgcagcctaacctagcTTACCTACTTAACCTACTTAACCTAGCTTACCCTAACTaacctaccagtgtttggttcgcggggccgaagccctaccccggcagaaggccgaggcgttcccctatccaccacccggggacgcgccacgtcggagttcacctctccgcccactcggacaaccgagcaggtccgtggagaGGAGACTAGGCCTTAATCAAGTCCAATGCGGGTTGGTTTACTCCTTTGAAattcttcacagatatgtaAACTATATCTTAATGTAATCTTAAACTTatcttaaactagcttttacctgcgagtccgtccgcgcggaataaaaaatagaaaacggggtaaaaattatcctatgtccgttacctggttctaagctacctacccaccaattttcagtcaaatcgattcagccgctctttagttataaatagtgtaactaacacgactttcttttatatatatagataaaaaataaacaagctGATTTAACTACTCGTGTAACGCTCGCGTTGTGTACTCGTGTAAGTTTTCGAATAACATCTAAAATTAACTAGAACAATCTAGGTCTTGTCGATCTGATaactttatgtttttctttaaatgttgAGCGTCCTCAGGCACAAAATAGGTGCCATAGACGAGTAAGACACAAgaagaattatatttaaacttgtttgaaaaaatcttGGCTTATAAAACAACCAAGAtagttaaagaaataaaactgtcGGATAAGTTTTCTAgactttgattaatttaaacgtAGACTGATGATAAAAAGAATAGtaactttaaacaatttatttaatagctcCAGGGTTTTCTAATCCcctatctaattttatatatttaaataatataaattgtatggagaaaatataatactctCGGACAATCACTttagaaaatgtaaaagaacCTTTGCCTATGTTTTCTGCACATTTTCTGCTCatattaatatgatttatatcATATGGTTTTGCTGTCATTGTCTAGGcgtgatatttgttttattgacgaacaatttttttattaaatcttcctttaattaaatatttaaattacgataCCATTACgaaaacaattatataaaatagaaactcAAACGTGattatgtcaaattttttaacagGACGACTTTCGCGAAGGAAAAAACGAACAGAGTTCACTCCAGAGTTGTATATCCGCTCATCTTATCCACTTCACCAAAACATCTGGGAATATCTTCATGACGATAAAGACTCTCACAACTTTGTCTACAGTCAAACAAAACCTGCTAAAAAATGCAACAAACAACTCAAATATAAACACAAAAGATGCGGAAAAAACTTCCTTAAATTACTCATATTTTTCCTATTAGCTATAGGATGTACAAgttagtattaataatttcagtttttttttcactaaatatttttactgaatttaatattgtatttataaaaattgtagtgATTTTACAGAAGTACGATTTGTTAGAAAGCAAGGAATTAATacagaaatttattaaaaaaacgagCTTCATCTTTCGTAAGTACAAATACTGATTTTACTGACAATATTGccttttactaatttttttaataaaaattctaagtATTAAAGTTTACTAGTTTCAACGTACAAAAGAgttcttataattaattttagtttcatCTAATTAAAAGCATTTCATATTTGAACTTCTAAAATCAATAGCGCTGAATGAGATAGCTCTCACTATATGATTAGCACCATCGAGGGATTGCACCCATGCAACTTTACATTAATGGAAATCTCCAAATAACTTTTTCTATAATATGTCTAAATATAACactttagttaataatatttaatattaattaaggtAAATAAACCTTTAATCCCGCTGTATATTCCCGTTACAATACTTTTTGAATACAATGTCATCAATGTCAAATAATTCTAGTTTTTGTGTAGCCGAGCAttagttaagaaaaaatatgctACAATTTTAATTCTGAATGTATGTAATTTGAATAGTATACACTTGATTTTCTTACTCCATTACGAAGGGTCAaaggattaaaatttaaaataattcacttagtaatgtttaacatttacttaataaattttaaagagaaTAATTTAAGTCGCTCTGTGACTATCTCAACTCAGATATGCTAAGACGTTAGCATTAGTGGCTTACGCACAGATTTCTATGTAAATGGAGGAgcttaaattttgatttagtaCCCAGTTTAATATATCAGTGAATATAGAGTTAATGAGGTAGATGTTTGTAAATTATGCAGCGGGCATAGATGAGGCGACATCTGTCGACAAATGTCGCCGCAGGATGGGCCACTTAGCAGGAGAATTGTCACGGACTCAACGAGCACTCAGGTAACAGAGTTTTCATTACAGCTCTCGACGCTGGAGgcatatgaatttaattattttcgagtggcaacattttttatgataaaaatactCTTCCTAATTACAGAGCGACGTTGAGATTGCGGAGAACGTTAATGCTCACCTCGCAAAGTTCTGTACCAggtaaatttatacatttttttgaaGATATAAAGTTATAGACATGAGTCGCAGAATCGTATTTCTTTGTACTTTAATAGGAAATCGAATAATGTAAGCGATTGTTGGAAttctatgttttctttaaatattttgaagtcTGCTTTAAGTATTAAGATTCGTATCAGATCGCTGTGtcaaaagttgaaaaaaatatgttacctCTATTGTTTCAAGGAGAAAgttaacaatgtgttttctCAATGAAAACTCGTAGCAAAAcactttttatacatattactaTACTATCATAATTGAGCCAATCTATTATTGAATATCAAACAACAAACAAGATGAAAGGCAAACAAGGAGGGTACGATATCAATGTTTGCGTTTATACTTATttgatagtattttttttataattccccTCGCGTTCGCGTGTATAACATTCGCGTCTATTATAAATAGAGTTGAGTTTAACTTAACGCTCtaaacattgtaattttatgaacTTTGTGCTGATGTTTTTAGgcataagaataaaaaaaaaacatttcttaaatCAATTCAAAGAAGACAGTATAAGTGCAATTATTATTGAACCGGAGTTCTTATGTTACACAATTACTACAGAATCGTTATAAATCTTCGTATTTATCTATTTCTTgttaatatactgttcgtaagaaacttTTAACGTATTTGAGCTCTCATCATCAACCTGTGATCATGGCGCATggaactgtgccgaaatatccggaactcaaacagcctaacagtggtaagaatcccgtttcttacgaacagtattttagtaaaaaccacgaaagtttgaagttatacaTTTCTTCTTAGCcgttattatttgatttatctatttttttcatattaatttattaacctattatgtatataatatgttttataaaaaaataacaaaatttattatataaaaaataatataccaccggctgcggaatcccatgACTCAAGCAACCAGCGATGAGGGCCACAGATACAGGAACCTACTCACTATGCGTGCGGTTtcgtttctaaaataactgccttttgtatcaggGCCTTAATCCAAATATTTAGCGAGATGTCGATCGAATCTCTTCGCTATCAGTCCATTCACCGATGCGACTAtcagaataatttatttcatttttatgttttctattCCTAGTATCTACAGCaaagtaattataacatattttgatttaatataatcgtttaattaatacacaAATACGACGAAGACCGGCTTCAACTGATCTTTAATTAGAAGATATAAAAGAATCTTTTAAGTACTCTTCTACAAATGGTTTATGTTTCTgcgaagttaattttattaaagtatttagaaaaattgtatttatcccggataatttattatactattaGGCAATatacacaaatttaaaaaaaaaaaaacttttactatattcttgttaattaaatgccAAACTACTCGTCAAGACGATTCAAACGAGTCCAAacttttgtcattttattgcGATGTTTCCAGTATCATCTTCCAGTTCCCTCATCACATCATCACCAAATCACAATCAGTAACCGGAAAGTagatcaaaattaatttccaaGATTTGATGACAAACACCGAGACAGGTGaaacttattaaaagtttctaataattaaacagtaacattttataacgatGTAGATAATGTAAACACTAAAACCATTAGTGCATTAATACGTACAGAAAGTTATATTTGAAATCCAAACACATTTAGTGGTAGACATTGAGTCGGACTTCCTAGACGACACTGTTTACAGTTCTACGGATGGGCTTGACGTTTATCAGTactccgccgccgccgctcgGTAAATTCACAGAGCATATACCTAATTGCAATTTCCTGTGCCCCGGGCTTGACACCGCGCTCTCACACTAACATCATTGCAGTTTAAATAAACCAGTTAAAGATtatgaacatattttattacatgtttCTTGTCTCTGTAGATCGTTATTCTTAGTTTATGGGCTTATATATTTCAACGCATTAACatacattgatttttatttataaagatttatatttttatctttaaaatataaaaaaaacaaagaaaatatacctCTTCACACTTAACCCGATTTCACTACACCAATTCAACCGGCCGTTGAGCATCCGTGCTCGTGTCGGAGATATACGAGTACGATGCTACATACATAGCTGCACTATGGATAGCGGCAATCTGCATTGTTGTCAATTCTCTACAGTACTGGGTCTAGATTAAATTGGAGAAAGGATTTACAAAcacatgttttctttttaatcatattaaatgtCTATAATTTAGAGTTCTTTATACATTGAATAAGCTTATTTAGGCCTTCGTTAAGAATATTACAGTAGCTTAATAATAGTGTGTTGATTAACTATCGGGTAGCTACATAATAGAGTTTGAAAACTATTAATTACCATAGTTTAATGCTTCAACTAggttgaaatgttttaaaaacatgctTTATGTATGTGATAAATGTCAATTCAatgattcaatttaataaccaACGTATCCAATTTTCCTACTTGCTCTCAAGTAAGTCTGGTCTTTGTGTGTAAGTATAGTTTATTGACTTATAGTCACATCTTTGCTTGTCTTCGATAGTTGCAGTTGAGAACTATATCTTAAGCTTTTACGTGCATTATATCGGTGAGTTTAGACTATCGTAGCACCTgtattacaacaatattgccatccttgttattatttttgataaaacagagataataaaaaacgttCTCATAGATTTATTACGACAGCTCAAATGGCAGTAACAACAAAACGGGCTTCATCTTGCATTCATAAcatgttatataatttcttaactggagtcttttaatattattcatgtttaatatactttgataatttaattttagggTTCTTccattactttaataaaaactctCAAAGGAGCATcacttttaaaaacttataaaatcctTCCTATAAGTTGGTCAGATTAAGCTTTGAAAGTCTGCGTAGCAACGCTTTAACGCTACTATTTGAAACTACGAGTACATAGTTCATAAATAGGTCACAAACTTGACCGGGTTACCCCTGTGTACGTTTTAACTACGTGAATTTAAAGACACGAGCACGCAATCAGAATAAAGTCATAGTGCTATagatattgcgaagtttacaacaccttaaataattcatgtgTGTGAGTCATACTAACGGTTAACTGAATATAAATGATACtccgctggcgcagcgaccTAAAGTAggtcttggcctccgacacaagATATCGCCAAAGTCGCCTATCCTACACCGTACCCTGAATATTAATGATGGCTATACAATAACAATTACCAACTATATAAAAACTGGATTAAAATGCTATCAAAGTGAAAACACAACAAGGAATCAATTCTAGTAGCGGGTTTCGTTTGCCGAAacatctaaattaaatattgagatgtaaatatattttgcacaAATGTTTCGACCATGGAAATTTACTGTAAGTTGTAATGACGTGGGATAGCAATGCGAAGTCGACTTCGAATCGAATGAATGATTGCGCTGACTCAGCAGTCGCGGTATCGCCACTTCGCTCTTCTTGATCGACAGCTAAACTTACAAAACCCGACGCTTCCTGCAATCTTGATAGATTATGAGCCGACGGTAGCTACTCCGAGCTTCtttgttagaaaaaaatattcaaaaaacatTGGCGTTGGCATTTTTCTAGCTTATGTCAACAATCTGTAATGTGTAGCTACAGCTACAATGTTCAATGTTTCATTTGTACCAAGCATGGAtgttctagaaaaaaaaagtgtttgcCATTTCATCTGTTACTATTTACAGAATTCAGCGACAAAAGCGTAATGCAAAGAGGCTATGTAGCCGGAGCGAGGGCTTCAAAAAGCAGCGACACTAGGGAGTGGGGGGGCCGGGTCGCGCTGTGGGGGGTGCTGCCGCTGTGGCGCGCCGCCCCCCCGCCAGACACCGTGCTCTCGCTGCGCCCGCCCACACCAGCTGACTGCTGGCCTTTCAGGTGAATCACATTCCACATTACAATCACTTCTGTTATTACAACGTTAATCGTTCCCTTTGTTATATTCCATTCTCTAATGGCCGCTATCTTTCTGGTGCACTCAGTCACTTCATGTAgttttttatactatatttaCACTAAGCGACGCCCTTAGCACATCTTATGACTCTGAGTGCGACTATGAAACATCTCGAGCGGATACATTATGCTTAGTAAATAACACTTTAAAGAGAGACGTGCGTATCGAAGATGTTTTTGGTACTGCTACCTACTGCTCTACTTAGGCTTCGTATCTAAAAAGATCATATCCATGGCATCGAATATTTTCATACGtgtataattaacattaagtaaTAACCCATGATCTTAGTTTCGGtattaccatttttatttatttaattactagctgtcgcccgcaactccgtccgcgcggtataaaaaaaatctcaataagtagccaatatgttcttccaaactatattctacatttgtgccaaattacatcaagatcagttgagccgttccggagataccttctaaaaaaacatctatttatccatccattaaagttttcccatttataataatagtaagattttattagaTACACAGTACAATCTTTACATAGTTGCACATTAATACAGTAAGTTTAAGAAActaggtaattaaaaaaggtgaGTGAACATTTTTACATCACAAGAGCACTTTTAAAAAgtcaattaaaaactacaagGGAAATGGACGCTcggttcatcatcatcagctcactatacgtccccactgaggggctcggagcctacctcaAGTTAGGGCTGACTGGGCCATAGTCAAAGGCAATAGTCAAAGAAGATCTGTTACtgtaacagattataaaacttaaagcgAACCATTGTACTAGGAAACTTAAATCGAGTTAACTCGACTCTGAATCAGTTAGGTGTTGGAGCACATTATTGATGTAAGGTCGTCAACAGCGGATCACAAGGCGAAGTTGTTATCGAGTTAGCACGTAAAGCGAGACTGAGCCAGCTGAGTGTAGAGCACGTGCGTCCCGATACTGCCCGGAGCGCGCCCAAGAACTTCGTCCTATATGTAAGTACTTaacacatatgtacatttaaaactcAATCTTATCTCAATTatcatgttattttaattattgtttccaTGTTCTAATTGAATGTAGAGAactctagatttttttaaataacctaaCTCTTGGCTATATGATCCCAACctcaaaagttttgattttatttctggtaactatttttttttatatttctacggGTCTcagtatcaataaataaaaatttcagtaacttccttataattttaaatttaataacacgaaagaaaataatataattcagaaaaattatttgttataaaaatcttaaattgtCGTGTTATAAGTTTTTGTAGTCAAATTCTTGGATGTCATTTTACGtccattaaaatttcaaactatttaatattctatttgatttaatatagaacaatttattataatctttTATGTCGTAATGGAATCGTCTCTACgggttatgttttaaactaaaaataattatagaaagTTCGACGTCATTGTGAAGATTAAATCTTGAACTTTTCAACTGGGATGAAAATATTGAGATAAAATGCTTATCTCTTTGATTAGTTAAGAGACAGCGGTACttggattttaaattaattaaatggcgcttttctttcactttacattttaatacaaatttccTGAGTTAAAAccaaaatcttaaaaaattacgaatgGCACTAAGGTACTAAGAATACTATCtcaactaatatttatatatttaatgattgaATCAGCTATCTCTATTATATGTGATATCTTTAGATAGGTACCTACCACAGGTACATACATAGGTATTATACCTACATGTTTTACAGATTTAGgtttaaaagaaacattcgtttaaaataaatagcgtGAATTTTCACTTATagtgtaaatttttatgactGTTTTCAAACCGAATATGAAATTACACAGGTATTCTACAGCAGATACTCACCACTATATTagtaacaaaacattatatataccattttatatcaattaaaatattcatacagAGTATTCTTGACAATACCACACGAGTGGAGAGCGCGCGCGGTTCCTACACTTACAACAGGCCCGCCAAACAATACTTCCCGCTAACCGCTAAGATTCCAGTAAGACGCGTCGCATTCACAGTACTCTCCAACCAGGGCAATGAAAGGTATACTTGTTTATATCGAGTACATTTGTATGGTACTCTTGAaactaatcaaaataattaattgtaaatacgtcaaggttattaataaattcatattaccgatagctagtttttttttactttaattttaacaaaacatacttTCTACCGTATACAGGGCGAATCGCCAaactacctaacctaactttttcatactaaatctacactaagaggCCACTAAACGTCTCTATGAGTTATAGTTAGAGCctgaaattacttttatagttAGTATAAATAACATAGTAATCCAGTAATATAGTTTGAAAGGTAATAATCAAAGTTACATAAGGGACAGACTACAAACGATAAGAAGTAGCTAAGCTCGATTATTATCAGCTAAGCCTGTGTTATTCACGTAATAGCTTTGTAATGTTGAAAGAACTATTAAAACCCCGTCATTTAACTCAAAGTTTACCATTACAAATAGATTTTACCTATACAAATACATACCTATAATAGAGTAGTCTGGTTTTCAATAATAGTTCATGTAAGCACACTGGCCTAATTCTGGTCAGCCAATAATATGATACGTACATAACAGCAACGTCATTACCTGTGTAAGGAATGCTTCACAAATAGTAGACAGCTGGGTATGCAGACATAACTAGGTTTCGACTGCAAGTATACATACATACCGTAGTCTCggttttatcaaataaaatttaagggatgacaatatgtgtAACACAAATTTCTGTGCAATAGAGTTTTGTGGTAACATTGTTGTCAATTTTCAAACATCATCGGACCTTTGTGAGATTCCGATATTAATTGCTTTAATTCCAGAATATCCGTTGGCGAGTTAGACGACGTTTCGTAACCCAAATTCAATCATTCAATATCGAACTTGGTCTTGATgcattatttagtaaatacaaCGCTAGCTTGTTTCGTATGTACTATGTGTGGTTACGTCGTGTTAAAGCTTTAATAGATTTGATcttattaaattctacttcacactttttttttactgtaagtCAAGTAGTTGTTTGTGTGAAAAAATTTCTTCTGAGTAAATAATCTTCATTTCAGCTAAGAATATTTTGGTCcctattcattaaaattagcAATTCTGATATCTGAAttcttcaaaaaatattatttatggcAAATTAACATAACACAAAAGCGCAACAAAGCTCGTTTTCATTACAAACGAGTCTACTCTCGTCTACAAAGGATAAATTCATTATGAATAGTCATACCCATCACAAGTCCCCGGTTTGAACGtgctgtaaaatatatttctgtatttatagagttttttttCCACAAAAACTGAAACGTCGGCTTTATCCATACCAATATCCACaatacaaaagtaaaattacagtAAGTAGCTAAATAGTATATAGTCGAACCTGCATTAGCTAGGGTCCAACGGGCCACGATATTCTTTTCGGTTATGGGAGTTACTCTCTACTATtgtttgctttaaaaattttaataatctcGAAATGTCAAAACGCTTTGTCAATCGAATCTTTAGTAGTTTTTTAtcatctttaattttaatttactacacTACTAAATGGCACAATCCCAAAACCTTTATTACTAATCTTCTTAAGTAGGCTAAAGggcaccgatatccaatgccttaaaaaatgtataataaaaataacttaagtgaaccataataaacattaaattttgtatttctataaataaaacaaagggatagttttcaaatatatttagcgCAACAGATGTTGTCTATTATGAGGCGGTCCAGTCCTGTGCGGATCCTCCCCACGACGGTGTGGCGGCGGCTGCGGGAGCTGCTGCGGGCGTGGCCGCGGGCGGAGCGCCACTCGCGCCCCACTCGTCTTGTAcctgttacaaaatattacattcattACTTAACAAACAACTTAAACgacttattataatataaaagtgaacttcatttcactaatatttaACCATATGAAATTGGACAATGATTtggaaataattacaaaaagtaCACATATCAAAGTAAAACCACGATTTACTGTGAAGCAtagtttaacttaaaaaatcaaagaaagcATAAAACATTATCTTGAAATAACGTAATTTACCTGAGCAACCCAGTCTTCCTGTACTGCAGCTACTCCGAATGCGGGAGCAGCGGCGGGTGCAGATTCCTCAGCCCAGGAAACCACAGGCTCAACTGTCTCATTCCAGTCCTCATGCACTGGAGGTGGTACTTCAGGCTTGGCCGCAACAACAGcctaaatgaaaaaatatatatttcttgttttaaaataaattttaacaaatgcgAAAATAAAGCCAAAACACACTGCCACCAACTACTTACTCAATtgattatacataaaaattgcAGTGGTACTGAACatgttaaaagctattttGTGAGTTAAGTTTTTGCTAAAAAGCAGAGAAACTGAATGATTTGTACagtaagataatttataaacattacaaaaaaattattaagcattatttaaatataatgacagTTGAGTGCTC belongs to Papilio machaon chromosome 10, ilPapMach1.1, whole genome shotgun sequence and includes:
- the LOC106717991 gene encoding SUN domain-containing protein 5-like encodes the protein MFVNYAAGIDEATSVDKCRRRMGHLAGELSRTQRALRATLRLRRTLMLTSQSSVPEFSDKSVMQRGYVAGARASKSSDTREWGGRVALWGVLPLWRAAPPPDTVLSLRPPTPADCWPFSGSQGEVVIELARKARLSQLSVEHVRPDTARSAPKNFVLYSILDNTTRVESARGSYTYNRPAKQYFPLTAKIPVRRVAFTVLSNQGNERYTCLYRVHLYGTLETNQNN